One Chloroflexota bacterium genomic window carries:
- a CDS encoding glycosyltransferase family 4 protein, whose product MTALNQVIIGATRGDAITDEAFIVRRWVREMGFASEIFAQYIDPALEDQVRPVTTWRPQSSDEWLIYHHSIGSSVADLLMAASLKLILIYHNVTPPEFFTTINPALNREMIQGREQLLALRSHTRLALADSAFNETDLVAAGFCKTGVLPIALDEGSINLPANQDLLARYGHQRPSLLFVGRQVPNKKQEDLLKLLYFYRRVEPRARLFLVGDAWMPAYAHWLRNLTIDLDLDDAVVFVGKTSQQDLVTYYQLADVYVSMSEHEGFGKPLIESMYLGLPVLAYAAAAVPGTLGDAGVQFHCKDYEALAEVLDVLVRDDTLRHRITAHQRVRVKSFLEPQVRQTWQTFLGDLFE is encoded by the coding sequence GTGACCGCGCTAAACCAGGTGATTATCGGCGCAACCCGCGGTGATGCGATCACGGATGAAGCATTCATAGTACGCCGTTGGGTGCGGGAGATGGGTTTCGCGTCCGAGATTTTCGCGCAGTACATTGACCCGGCGCTGGAGGATCAGGTTCGACCGGTAACGACCTGGCGACCCCAATCGAGTGACGAATGGTTGATCTATCACCACAGCATCGGTTCTTCCGTTGCCGATCTATTGATGGCGGCATCACTCAAGTTGATCTTGATTTATCATAATGTCACGCCGCCCGAATTTTTCACGACGATCAATCCCGCGCTGAATCGCGAGATGATTCAAGGACGCGAACAACTGCTGGCATTGCGTTCGCATACCAGGTTGGCGTTAGCCGATTCGGCATTCAACGAAACCGATTTGGTCGCGGCTGGCTTTTGCAAGACCGGTGTCTTGCCCATCGCGCTCGATGAGGGTAGCATCAATTTGCCGGCAAATCAGGATCTTTTGGCGCGCTATGGGCATCAGCGTCCCAGTTTACTTTTTGTCGGTCGCCAAGTGCCCAACAAAAAGCAAGAAGACCTGCTCAAGTTGTTGTATTTCTATCGGCGGGTCGAACCGCGCGCGCGACTGTTTCTCGTAGGCGATGCATGGATGCCGGCATACGCACATTGGCTGCGCAATTTGACGATTGATCTGGATTTGGATGACGCGGTTGTCTTTGTCGGCAAAACCTCGCAACAAGACCTGGTCACCTATTACCAGTTGGCGGATGTCTATGTTTCGATGAGCGAGCACGAAGGATTTGGCAAGCCGCTCATCGAGAGCATGTACCTGGGTCTACCGGTGCTGGCGTATGCCGCCGCGGCAGTGCCAGGGACGCTCGGCGATGCGGGTGTCCAGTTTCATTGCAAGGATTACGAAGCACTGGCAGAGGTGCTAGATGTCCTGGTGCGCGACGACACACTGCGCCATCGCATCACCGCGCACCAACGCGTGCGCGTCAAATCATTTCTCGAACCGCAAGTCCGGCAAACGTGGCAGACCTTTCTCGGCGATTTATTCGAGTAA
- a CDS encoding glycosyltransferase family 4 protein yields MRIAVVVLRYGQDVAGGAEKLAMGFAEESARRGWMVEVWTTCARSHYTWENVYPAGAETITGVLVRRFPITWWDHAHRSPLEFCLNILGTLPIADQHAWLETGAHSTPLYKYIAKHAKEFDAVIVLPYALPLSHYAAWSAPERTVLVPCLHDEPYAYLEFSRLLMESVSGVIFNSPEESALAMQVLGILPQHHAVLGAGVALTPLVDNASDHPRCDLLYIGRLEHGKNVHLLYQFVQRYVDNGGEIRLVVLGDGPVKPPVHPAFDFRGFVSEQDKAIACASALALCQPSANESFSFTIMESWANGRPVLVNEECPVTLGHVRRCDGGLWYRDYDEFVGAVEWLKHNPGLANRMGKLGREYVQKNYTWETVVDRFERIMATWTAENVKT; encoded by the coding sequence ATGCGGATTGCAGTTGTCGTTCTACGTTACGGTCAGGATGTCGCCGGCGGCGCAGAGAAACTGGCAATGGGTTTTGCCGAGGAATCGGCGCGGCGCGGTTGGATGGTCGAGGTTTGGACAACCTGTGCGCGCAGTCATTACACCTGGGAGAATGTTTACCCCGCCGGCGCAGAAACCATCACTGGCGTTCTGGTCCGGCGATTTCCAATCACCTGGTGGGACCACGCTCATCGGTCCCCGTTGGAATTTTGTCTCAATATTTTGGGGACTCTCCCAATCGCCGATCAACATGCTTGGTTAGAAACCGGCGCGCACAGTACTCCACTTTATAAATATATCGCTAAACATGCAAAAGAATTCGATGCGGTGATTGTTTTACCTTACGCGCTGCCGCTTTCGCATTACGCGGCGTGGTCTGCGCCGGAGCGAACCGTACTGGTACCCTGTCTGCACGATGAACCGTATGCCTATTTGGAGTTTTCTCGCCTCTTGATGGAAAGCGTGAGCGGTGTTATATTCAACTCGCCGGAAGAAAGCGCGCTTGCCATGCAGGTTTTAGGAATCCTACCGCAACATCATGCGGTCTTGGGAGCCGGCGTTGCGTTGACTCCGTTAGTAGATAACGCAAGCGATCATCCGCGCTGTGATCTTTTGTACATTGGACGATTAGAACATGGGAAGAATGTTCATCTGCTTTATCAGTTTGTTCAACGATATGTTGACAACGGTGGTGAAATTCGACTTGTCGTGCTAGGCGATGGACCGGTGAAACCGCCGGTTCATCCGGCGTTCGATTTTCGTGGATTTGTTTCGGAGCAAGATAAAGCAATTGCGTGCGCGTCGGCCTTGGCGCTGTGCCAGCCATCGGCAAACGAGAGTTTTTCATTTACGATCATGGAATCGTGGGCGAATGGTCGTCCAGTTCTGGTGAATGAGGAATGTCCCGTAACCCTGGGGCATGTTCGTCGGTGCGATGGTGGATTATGGTACCGCGACTATGATGAGTTTGTCGGCGCGGTCGAGTGGCTCAAACACAATCCTGGGTTGGCGAATCGAATGGGCAAGCTGGGCAGGGAGTACGTTCAGAAAAACTATACCTGGGAAACGGTCGTGGATCGGTTCGAGCGGATTATGGCGACGTGGACCGCGGAGAATGTAAAAACGTGA
- a CDS encoding glycosyltransferase family 4 protein, translating into MQPRAIHQILPFFGYADAIGNLALMLRRVSREWGYPSEIFAEVWEPRLAKECRPHYAYRQFSHSDNLLILHYSVGGQVNHFVLNLPDRVVLYYHNITPAHYFYAVNGDLARRLEEARRDLPFFVEKAFAIADSPFNQHDLEQMGFRVLGVVPPIFSLEHIPSSRLTQIDLTWGNSETRWLHVGRLAPNKCIHDIVKAFYFYHTWITPRSRLWLVGTIEGMQKYVDALHRLVARLGLDDAVVFTGRVETVKHYYQMADVYISMSEHEGFCIPLIEAMRCDVPVLAYASTGVPSTLGDAGVLIRRKEYPVIAEIAHEVIANDSLRTRLVSRQRERLAAFAPEVVRALFRGCLDRACNLGERNEPRTG; encoded by the coding sequence TTGATGCTTCGTCGCGTGTCGCGCGAGTGGGGTTATCCGTCCGAAATTTTCGCGGAGGTTTGGGAGCCGCGCCTGGCAAAGGAATGTCGTCCGCATTACGCCTATCGTCAGTTTAGCCATTCCGACAATCTGTTGATCCTTCACTACTCGGTCGGCGGACAAGTCAATCACTTCGTCTTGAATCTGCCGGATCGCGTCGTGCTCTATTATCACAACATCACGCCCGCGCATTATTTCTACGCGGTGAACGGCGACCTGGCGCGGCGTTTGGAAGAGGCGCGTCGCGATCTGCCGTTCTTTGTTGAGAAAGCATTTGCGATTGCGGATTCGCCCTTTAACCAACATGATTTGGAGCAGATGGGTTTCCGCGTGCTCGGCGTCGTGCCGCCGATTTTCTCGTTGGAGCACATACCGTCGTCGCGCTTGACCCAGATTGATTTAACCTGGGGCAACTCCGAAACAAGGTGGTTGCACGTTGGACGATTAGCTCCCAACAAATGTATTCACGATATCGTCAAGGCGTTTTATTTTTATCATACCTGGATTACTCCGCGTTCGCGCCTCTGGTTGGTCGGCACGATAGAGGGAATGCAGAAGTACGTGGATGCGCTCCATCGCCTCGTGGCGCGATTGGGCTTGGATGATGCGGTCGTTTTCACGGGACGCGTCGAGACTGTGAAACACTACTATCAAATGGCGGACGTGTACATTTCGATGAGCGAGCACGAAGGTTTCTGTATTCCTCTGATCGAAGCGATGCGCTGTGATGTTCCTGTCCTTGCGTATGCTTCGACCGGTGTGCCGTCCACGTTGGGAGACGCCGGTGTCTTGATTCGGCGAAAAGAATATCCGGTCATCGCCGAAATCGCGCACGAAGTAATCGCGAACGATTCGTTGCGAACGCGTCTAGTCAGTCGCCAACGTGAGCGCCTTGCCGCGTTTGCGCCGGAGGTGGTGCGCGCACTATTTCGTGGGTGCTTGGATCGGGCTTGCAATTTAGGAGAAAGAAATGAACCAAGAACTGGCTGA